The genome window TTGAATTTGTATAATTTAGAAGGGTGGCCGGCTTTCGGAGCTCCAAGTCTTATAATAAGGTTACTTTTCATATATAGTGCAGAAACTTTTGTTTTACGTACAGAAAATAATTTACATGAGCTGGAATTTTAGTACTCCTACAAACAAGTGACGGaatataatgtaaataatatttgattattctGAACAAGTATATATACACCATTAATTTAGGCTCCTAGCCTCTCCTATCATAACATCCCACCTATAACTAGATGCATATTACATCCAACAATCTACGACTGATCTATCGTTGCACTTCCGGCCGCATAGAACTCtaatatcatttataatatCTCTCAACCCACAACTAGATGCATATCGGATCTAGTTACAATCCATCACGGGTCGGTTcaaaagtgctagcaaattagtatatattaattattttcttgtgcttataaaggccaaatacttttttaatttttttatctgaaTGATGTGAGATGTTCCAAACTCCTCCTCGACATCCTCGTCAAGTCCACAATCAAACTTACGAAATCCGAGTAGTGTCTTTGCACTTCAGACCGCTATGATACCATTTATAACATCCCAACCCCCAATTAGATACATACAAGACCCGACTAGCCACCACATGTCGATCCAAAAGTGCAAGCTAATTgatatatattagttatttgttTGTGCTTATAAAGGTCCAAATACTCTTTTATCTAATCATTTACATGtgactatatttttaatttatttttagcaTTAGTACTTTAAATGGTTggagattaatattttaaagtattGAATTGAATTTTACATTTTGGAAATTCAAATTCATTCTTCAATATATGAAAACTATCgccaaacaaaattaaatctaGTTTTCATAATCATCAAAACATGTACTTCTGGTATTAAAGGTTTAAATGGTTGAAATAAATTGCAGGACGAGAAGGAAACCACAACAgaaatgtacaagttggggaaGTAGGGCCATACTAATAAATTAGGGTAGGTTTATGGGGCAGCTGCAAcagaaaaaacataataaagGATTTGACCTAGCTAAGGGTTTTGAGTATATACATCGATagatcactacaagaaaacaggtcaaaaccgaccgcacaaaaccgaccgccacaaataaaaccgaccgacggtcgcgtggtcggttttaacccgTCGAAATCACAAAACGACGTCGACCTGGGTGACGTGGCAACAAATAAAACCGACCGGCGTCAACGGTCGGTTATATGTATGACATGGCAATGCTATAACCGACCGTTCCCtgtggtcggttttgtgttccgcggaaaaataattaaaaatcaatttaaataaaaatatctgtgCGTCAGCCCcttaaaacgacgtcgttttctttgtttggtactaaaaccgaccgattggtcggtcggttttatcctGCAGCTTTTATATCACTTTTTAGCTAGTAGTGAGCTCCCATtcacttgaaataaaaatcaaaggagaAGAAAGGAGCTAAAGTGGGGAAGAATTATTGCTTGCAAACATTTCAAGTaagtgattttcattttctttgcattaaatgtgtgtgtggtgggtgtgttaaatgtgtttgttatattaaatgtgtgtgtgtgtgtattgaatgcttgtattgaatgtatgaaattcatgtgaaattatttgttaaatgtatgtgttattacatttgtgtattgaatgtatgtgtgtattgaatgtatgtgtgtattgaatgtatgtgttattaaatgtatgtgtgtgttaaatgtatgtgtgtgttaaatgtgtgttaaatgtgtgtgtagatgacaaacttggatcgaagttggattagTAATCAAGTGCAAAGTGATAAAATTTCGTTAACTCCGGAATATAGGAATGGTgtagaaacttttttaaaatttgcaagtgAAAATGGAATGGGAGAAGATGGTACAATGAAGTGTCCTTGTAAACGTTGTAGGAATTTGAATTGGTTAAGTATCGATGATGTTAGATTCCATTTACTTGCTAAGGGGATGCTTGAGGGTTATACCGTTTGGACATCacatggtgaagaaagaggaagaaaacgTAGTCGAACATCGTATAATCGTTATTGTGTTCGGGAACCTACGAGGGTAGAACAACCGGTAGATTTGAATGCGATGCTACATGATTTTGCCGGTGAAAATTCCGAATTTTATAACAACGTGGATACGGGAACTAGGAATGTAGAAGAAGTTCCAAATGATAGTGCAAGAAAATTGTATGAGGTGATTGTTGAAAATGGAGCACCTATTTATCCCGGTAATACGAAGTATACAAGATTAAGCTTTACCACAAAATTGTTAGAATTCAAGAATATCTCACATTGTAGTAATAAGGCTTTTGATAGTTTGCTTACACTTTTTGCGGATGTATTACCAAAAAAACACACGTTGCCCCAAACTTATTATGAAATGAAGAAGATAATGAAGGGTTTGAGGGTTGAATATCAAAAGATTGATTTAtgtgagaatgattgtatgttattttatggagatgacaaggataaagttgtgtgtgatatatgtgGTCAAGATCGTTATCGGGATGTTTTGAGGAAAGATggtaaaaaaataccaaaaaaaatattgagacatTTTCCTTTGATTCCTCGACTACAACGCTTGTATATGTCAAAACATACATCCGACCATATGAGATGGTACAAGAATCGAGATGTCAAAGAGGGAGAAATTAATCATCCCGCGGACGGAGAAGAGTGGAAAAATTTTGATCGTCGATATCCATcatttgctcaagaaattcGTAATATAAGGCTTGGCCTTGCAACCGACGGTTTCAACCCATTTGGCCCTACCGGGAAAAAGACATATAGTGTGTGGCCCATAGTAGTAGTTGTCTACAATCTTCCGCCATCAATGTGTATGAAAAAACCCTATATGTTTATGACCGATATAGTGCCGGGTCCGAATAGCATTGGCAAAGATATTAACGTTTGTCTAAGGCCtctcattgatgaattgaagatATTGTGGAATACAGGAATTGAAACATATGATCAAtctttgaaacaaaattttacaatgaGAGCGGCTCTTATGTGGACAATTAGTGATTATCCCGCTATGAGTATGATAAGTGGATGGTCGGGTAAAGGAAAATTAGGATGTCAAGTGTGTCTTGGAAGTGTGCAAGGGTTTCAATTAAAACATTGTGGTAAATGTAGTTTCTATGGCACGAACCGAATATTCCTTGAACCGAATGATCCACTACGTCAGAaaagtaatttgtttgataatgcGGAAAGAAGAGTGTTTCGTGGTCGTTTGTCCGGGGAGGGTGTAAAGGAGTTGCTTGACGGTTTAGTTTTTCCACCACCCGGAAAGACTAATACAAAGGCGAGGAGTATCGGATATGGGGAAGAGCATCATTGGACTCATGTTCCAATTTTTTATGAACTCCCTTATTGGTCTTCACATAGTTtacgatattcaattgatatcatgcatacggaaaaaaatgtttttgagaaCCTATTTTTTACTATTGTGAATGCGAAGAAGTCAAAGGATCACAAAAAAGCAAGAGCGGATTGCAAGCACTTTGGTGTGTTACCTCATTTGTGGATCGATGAAAATGGCAAGTCACCCAAAGCACCTTTTTCCATTACAAGAAAACAACGTAAACTTTTGTGTGAATGGATTAGTTCACTGAAACTTCCAGACGGTTATTCCTCAAATATATCTCGTTGTTGTAATGTTGAGGAGTGTACATTTTATGGATTCAAATCGcatgattgtcatatatttcttcaaaaattattgcCTCTTGCAATTCGTGAGCTTTTACCGGCGCCTATTGCGGATGCCATCACGGCAattgcaaatttttttcaagatttgtgcTCATCCACGGTTACAAAAACCGATTTGGAAATAATGGAAAAATCAGTTGTGAAGGCATTGTGtttgttggaaacaatttttcctcaaaGTTGGTTTGATTCGATGGAACACTTGGTTGTGCATTTGGCGGAAGAAATTAGACTTGCTGGACCTGCTTACTGGCATTGGATGTATCCAATTGAGCGTTTATTGgggaaactaaaacaaaaagtcGGCAATAAAGCAAGAGTTGAGGGTTCTATTGCCGAACGATATATGGAGGAGGAGATTGTCAATATTTGTGCTTTTTACTTTGCATCCGACTCGATTCACAATAAATTAAGTCGTAACGAAGTTTTGTTTGATGTACAAAAGACCGACAAATTAGAAGTTTTTAAATATCCATGTGATTCTCTTGGAAAAGAACGAAGTCGATATTTGAATGATGATGAGCAATTATTAGCTGATGAATATGTTCTTCTAAACTCTCCTGAAGTTCAACCTTATCTAAGGTATGTTAAatacattttatgataaatttttgtgaagatgtcaatacattttatgataaattcatGTTATTGACATTTATGCATTATTGTAGGAGGTAC of Daucus carota subsp. sativus chromosome 3, DH1 v3.0, whole genome shotgun sequence contains these proteins:
- the LOC108212281 gene encoding uncharacterized protein LOC108212281 — its product is MGEDGTMKCPCKRCRNLNWLSIDDVRFHLLAKGMLEGYTVWTSHGEERGRKRSRTSYNRYCVREPTRVEQPVDLNAMLHDFAGENSEFYNNVDTGTRNVEEVPNDSARKLYEVIVENGAPIYPGNTKYTRLSFTTKLLEFKNISHCSNKAFDSLLTLFADVLPKKHTLPQTYYEMKKIMKGLRVEYQKIDLCENDCMLFYGDDKDKVVCDICGQDRYRDVLRKDGKKIPKKILRHFPLIPRLQRLYMSKHTSDHMRWYKNRDVKEGEINHPADGEEWKNFDRRYPSFAQEIRNIRLGLATDGFNPFGPTGKKTYSVWPIVVVVYNLPPSMCMKKPYMFMTDIVPGPNSIGKDINVCLRPLIDELKILWNTGIETYDQSLKQNFTMRAALMWTISDYPAMSMISGWSGKGKLGCQVCLGSVQGFQLKHCGKCSFYGTNRIFLEPNDPLRQKSNLFDNAERRVFRGRLSGEGVKELLDGLVFPPPGKTNTKARSIGYGEEHHWTHVPIFYELPYWSSHSLRYSIDIMHTEKNVFENLFFTIVNAKKSKDHKKARADCKHFGVLPHLWIDENGKSPKAPFSITRKQRKLLCEWISSLKLPDGYSSNISRCCNVEECTFYGFKSHDCHIFLQKLLPLAIRELLPAPIADAITAIANFFQDLCSSTVTKTDLEIMEKSVVKALCLLETIFPQSWFDSMEHLVVHLAEEIRLAGPAYWHWMYPIERLLGKLKQKVGNKARVEGSIAERYMEEEIVNICAFYFASDSIHNKLSRNEVLFDVQKTDKLEVFKYPCDSLGKERSRYLNDDEQLLADEYVLLNSPEVQPYLRRYQDRVMRQRPETTPQQLDHIVKTRFKAWFKKKVEKDEIDGPRFMDLLEGPALKGLFGWVMIVVMISLTIYIMARKRKATDKDTDKGKGKSVGSSTNKKKAKGKGKGKGKGKTGLRDEPTDSETESEHNTREAEAEEEPVRRVVRMPRSHSCGIFGAKIPTRPRRINISDGQ